The Mesoterricola silvestris sequence CGGGCGCGGCCCGCCACAGCGAGGGCATGGACCAGCTCGCCGCCTGGGGCTTCAACCGCATGCCGGCCCACGCCGAGGGCCCCTTCGCGGACATGGCCGGGTTCATCCGGGACCAGGCCGGGCCGCGGCTGCTCCTGCCCTTCGACACGGACGGGGTGGTGCTCAAGGTGGACGACCTCGCGCTCCAGGAGCGCCTGGGCTCCACGGACCGGGTCCCCCGGTGGGCCATCGCGTTCAAGTACCCGGGGCTCCAGGCCACCACGACGCTCCTGGGCATCACCTGGCAGGTGAGCCGCGCCGGCAAGCTCACGCCCGTGGCCGAACTGGAGGCGGTGGAGGTGGCGGGGTCCACGGTGCGCCGGGCCACCCTGCACAACGCCGACGAGTTGGCGCGCCTGGGGGTTCGGGTGGGCTGCAAGGTCTTCGTGGAGAAGGGCGGCGAGGTCATCCCCAAGGTGGTGGCCGTGGTGCCCGAATCCATGCCGGAAGGCGCCCCGGAGCCCCAGGTGCCGTCGTCCTGCCCCGTGTGCGGCGGCGCCGTGGGCAAGGACTCCGACGAGGAGGTGGCCTGGCGCTGCCAGAACCCCGAGTGCCCCGCCAAGATCACCGCCCGGCTCCAGCACCTGGGCAGCCGCGTGGCCCTGGACATCGAAGGCCTGGGCGACGCCCTGGTGGAACAGGTGGCGCCGCGCTTCGCCCAGCCCTGGGACGTGTTCAGCCTCCTGGAGGACCCCAAGCAGGGCCTGGCCTACCTGGCCGGCCTGGAGCGCATGGGGGAGAAGAGCGCCCGCAACGTCCTGGAGGGCCTGGACGCGGCCCGCCGCAAGCCCCTGTCCCGGTGGATCCACGCCCTGGGCATCCCCATGGTGGGGGCCCGCACCGCCGAACTCCTGGCGGAGGCCTTCCCCACCCTGAAGGACCTGTGGGACGCCGAGGAGCAGCGCCTCCTGGCCGTGGAGGAGGTGGGCCCCAAGGTCGCCGCGGGCCTCAAGGCCTTCGCGGCCCTGCACCCCGCCCTGCCCGCGCAGTTGGAGGCCCTGGGCGTCGCCCCCGCGCCCAGCGCGCCCCGGGACACCGCGGGCCTGCCCCTGGCCGGGGAGGTGGCGGTGGTCACGGGCACCCTCCCCACCCTGGGCCGGGAGGAGGCCGAGGCCCTCCTCAAGCGCCTGGGGGCCAAGGTCACCGGCGCCGTCTCCCCGAAGACCACCCTCCTGGTCGCCGGCGAGAAGGCCGGATCCAAGCTCGCCAAGGCCCAGGCCCTGGGCATCCCCGTGCGGGACGAGGCCTGGCTCCTGGCCCATGGCACTATGGAACCGTGAGGACGCCCCATGACGAGCACCCCCCGCAGGATCGGCAAGTTCGAGATCGTTGAGCGCCTGGGCGAAGGGGCCATGGGCGAGGTCTTCCTGGCCCGGGACACCCTGCTGGGGCGGGAAGTGGCCATCAAGACCATCCGCGCCGCCCTCACCTCCCCCGACGCCAAGGACCGCTTCTTCCGGGAGGCCCAGGCCGCGGGCCGCCTCAACCACCCCAACCTCGTCACCATCCATGAGTTCGGCGAGGAGGACGGCACGCTCTTCATGGTCATGGAGTACGTGCCCGGCGACGACCTGGGCAGGCTCCTGGCCTCCCGGGAACTGTCGCACCGGGAGATGCTCGAGCTCCTGGCCCAGGTGTGCGACGGCCTGGGCTTCGCCCACCAGCGGGGCGTCCTCCACCGGGATATCAAGCCCACCAACATCCGCATCACCCGCGTCTCCGGACGCCTCGCGGCCAAGGTCCTGGACTTCGGCATCGCGCGCCTGGCCGGGAGCGACCTCACCGCCACCGGGGCCCTCCTGGGCACCTTCGGCTACATGGCCCCCGAGTACATCCAGTCCGGCAAACCCGACGCCCGGGCCGACCTGTTCGCGGTGGGGGTGATCCTGTACGAGACCCTGGCGGGCTTCCCCCCCTTCGGCGGCGAGTCCACGGCCACGGTGCTCCACCGCATCGTCAACGAGGAGCCCGCCCCCCTGGACCCGGACCAGCTCACCGGCATCAGCCCCGCCATCCAGGGCGTGGTGGCCCGGGCCCTGGCCAAGGACCCCGCCGCGCGGTACCCCAGCGCCGAGGCCCTGGCGGAGGCCCTGCGCGCGGCCCGGGACCCCTGGTGGGACCCCGCCTCCGACAAGGGCGCCACCCGGAGCGACCGGCTCCTGGACCTGCCCCAGCGGGGCCGGAAACCCGCGCCCCGCGCGGAAGGGGCTCCTTCCCACGCCTGGATCTACCTCGCCGTCGCCGCGGTCATGGCGGTCCTCACCGCGGGGGCGGGCTGGCTCTGGATCCGCCACCGCCGGCACCGCCCCGTCCCGGCCCCGCCCGTGGCGGTCCAGCCCGCGGCGCAGCCGGTCGTGGCCCCGGCCCCGCCGGTGGAGGCCCCCAAGCCCGAACCCCCCGCCCCCGAACCCGCCAAGGCCGAGCCCTCCCGGCCCACCCCCGCGCCCCAGGCCGTCAAGGCCGAACCCAAGGCCGCGCCCGAACCCGCCGCCCCGGCCAGGGCCGGCGCCTACGCCACCCTCGACCAGGCCGCCCGGGCCCTGGACACCGACCCCAAGGGCGCCCTGGCCTTCCTGGAAAATGCGGTCAAGGAGGATCCCACCAACGAGCGCGCCATCGCCCTGCGCATCGCCGCGCTCTACGACGCGGGCGACTACCGGGGCTGCTCCCTGGCCATCCGAGGCGCCCGGGAGACGGGGCACCCCCTCTGGCCCATGGCCCTGAAGTACCCCCGCCTGCGAAAGGCCCTGGAGCAGGAGCGGATCACCCCGCGCCTCCTGAGGCGCAGGCAGGCTCAGTAGTCCATCTGCGCCTCGCGGATCAGCCAGGCCCCGTCCCGGAGCTCCCACCGCAGGAGGAGGCGCTTCCGGGCGCGGTCCCCGGGCACCAGCTCGCCCCCGGTCCGGCCCGTGAGGACCACCTCCAGGGTCTGCAGGGCCCGGGGGCCGTCCACCTCGATCCGCTGGGATAGGACGGTCACCCCCACCTTTTCCCGGGCCAGCACGCCGCCCAGGAAGAACCTCGCCCCGGCCCGGTCCATGCCCTCGGGGCCCGCGAACTTCGGCGAGAGCACCAATGACGCCGCCGCGGCGTCCCCGGCCTCCACGGCCCCGCGGGCGCCCTCGAAGGCCCTGCGGATCCGCGCCTCGGGCCCTTCGCGGGAACAGGCCGCCAGGGCCGCCAGGAGGACCGCGGCGGCGGCCCTCATCCCAGCTCCCGGAACAGCGTGACGTAGCTGCGGGGCTCCACCTGGGCCTCCTCCAGGCCGAGCTGGCCCATGGCTTCGCGGATCGCCCCGGGGCTCCCCTCCAGTTCGAGGTAGCACCCGAAGGGGGCCTCGTCCAGGCACGCCACCAGGGCCCCGCGGTTCCACACGGAGCGGCTCTTGCGCATCTCGAAGACCGGGCCGAAACCCATCTGCCCGAGGATCCCCTCCAGGGCCGCGGGGTCGCCCACCGTGGTCTCCACTTCGGGGCGGATCTTCAGGAGCGGGTCCGGCACCCGCGCCCCCTTCCAGGTGAGGGTGGCCGTGCCGCCGTAGCGGCGCAGGCGCAGCGCGCCGCCCTGGGCGCGGAGCTCCCCGTCCCGGTCCCAGAGGACGCTCAGCTCCGGGCCCTGGGCGCTCGCCAGGAGGAACCCGCAGGCCTCCAGCCGGAGGCGCGCCGGCGCGAGGGCGGGGATCCGGAACTTCATCTCGATTTCCATGGGGTGGGCATGTTTCATGGCGGGACGTCCTCGAATGATTGCATCATGTGCAAGGAGGTTCGAGCCAGCAGTGATCCCGAAACGGTACCTTTTCGCCAGCATGTTCATCGCCGCGATGCTCATGCTGTTGGCTGTGGTGCAGGCTCCGCGTTCCACGCGGGAGGGCGGCGCCGTGGTGGCCACCGGAGCCGTGGAGCAGACCCTGGACACCTTCGAGACCCTGGCCGAATGCCGCCTCCAGGACGGCTGGACCCCCCGCTTCCAGGGGGCCCAGGATCCGGACCAGGAACAGCCCTGGCCCTATGGCGGCGGCTTCGGCACCCCCTGGGAGCCCGCCTCGGCCTACCTGGCCGACCAGGGCCTG is a genomic window containing:
- the ligA gene encoding NAD-dependent DNA ligase LigA; its protein translation is MSTDPRTRMQELAAQVLEHRRRYFVLDQPILSDAEYDALERELRDLEAAFPLLADPNSPTQRVGAAPLESFAKARHRTPMLSLDNTYSEEDLREWEARVLKGLGGMEPLYSAELKVDGLSLSLLYEGRSLVRAVTRGNGEEGEDVTENARTIADIPLTLPAEAPEALEVRGEVFLSRRRWEELNRERDARGEARFANPRNAAAGTMKQLDSRITAERRLSFLPWQLPGAARHSEGMDQLAAWGFNRMPAHAEGPFADMAGFIRDQAGPRLLLPFDTDGVVLKVDDLALQERLGSTDRVPRWAIAFKYPGLQATTTLLGITWQVSRAGKLTPVAELEAVEVAGSTVRRATLHNADELARLGVRVGCKVFVEKGGEVIPKVVAVVPESMPEGAPEPQVPSSCPVCGGAVGKDSDEEVAWRCQNPECPAKITARLQHLGSRVALDIEGLGDALVEQVAPRFAQPWDVFSLLEDPKQGLAYLAGLERMGEKSARNVLEGLDAARRKPLSRWIHALGIPMVGARTAELLAEAFPTLKDLWDAEEQRLLAVEEVGPKVAAGLKAFAALHPALPAQLEALGVAPAPSAPRDTAGLPLAGEVAVVTGTLPTLGREEAEALLKRLGAKVTGAVSPKTTLLVAGEKAGSKLAKAQALGIPVRDEAWLLAHGTMEP
- a CDS encoding class IV adenylate cyclase: MKHAHPMEIEMKFRIPALAPARLRLEACGFLLASAQGPELSVLWDRDGELRAQGGALRLRRYGGTATLTWKGARVPDPLLKIRPEVETTVGDPAALEGILGQMGFGPVFEMRKSRSVWNRGALVACLDEAPFGCYLELEGSPGAIREAMGQLGLEEAQVEPRSYVTLFRELG
- a CDS encoding serine/threonine-protein kinase translates to MTSTPRRIGKFEIVERLGEGAMGEVFLARDTLLGREVAIKTIRAALTSPDAKDRFFREAQAAGRLNHPNLVTIHEFGEEDGTLFMVMEYVPGDDLGRLLASRELSHREMLELLAQVCDGLGFAHQRGVLHRDIKPTNIRITRVSGRLAAKVLDFGIARLAGSDLTATGALLGTFGYMAPEYIQSGKPDARADLFAVGVILYETLAGFPPFGGESTATVLHRIVNEEPAPLDPDQLTGISPAIQGVVARALAKDPAARYPSAEALAEALRAARDPWWDPASDKGATRSDRLLDLPQRGRKPAPRAEGAPSHAWIYLAVAAVMAVLTAGAGWLWIRHRRHRPVPAPPVAVQPAAQPVVAPAPPVEAPKPEPPAPEPAKAEPSRPTPAPQAVKAEPKAAPEPAAPARAGAYATLDQAARALDTDPKGALAFLENAVKEDPTNERAIALRIAALYDAGDYRGCSLAIRGARETGHPLWPMALKYPRLRKALEQERITPRLLRRRQAQ